Genomic segment of Diachasmimorpha longicaudata isolate KC_UGA_2023 chromosome 14, iyDiaLong2, whole genome shotgun sequence:
ACCTTTACAATGCTTGAAGCTTTATCAGCATCACCATTACTCGCTGAACTAATGTGTTGCATACCAATCGTTCATTAATAATATTACcacaacaaaataattatatttattgatgtcaacgttgaatgagaaaaatggaCACTTCGCGATGAAAATATGGGAAATTGTTGGTTGAAACGTTATTTTTAAATCACCACCTCGAGGGAATTCCCCAAGAAAAACATCTGCTGAACACTCAAAACCTTTAAAATCATCTCAGAACCAGTCCCACCAATTATGTCATAAACAGGGTAAAATTCATCTTCAAAAATCCTTCAGGTACTTCTATAAATCACGATAAATCGTTCTCTATCAAAAAAAAGGGTTTCTACCACAATTTCCCTCGTTCCGCTTATTTTACAGCTTGATCCTTTGCAACCGGTCAGCAATCTCCTCACAAGCCTCGGGACCGCAACGGGACCTGGGAATTCCCCTTATTAAAAACCCAAAGGTCGAAGAGCAAAAATTCTTCTCCTTGCATGCAGACCCTCCTACAGAAACCTCCCACCAATCAGAACTACAATTTTCATCCCTTCTTAAAATTTAGGAAACTAGTTACCCCTCTCGGGAAGTAATTGAGGAGGGAGTGTAGGGCAAAAGAAAACAGTACCAAGTAGGCAAACAATCGAACCACATCGCGAGTGTCCAAGTTCTTCCCAAGACTTCATTTTGAGATTAGCTTCGATGATCAGAGTTGGTCCCAGTAGAAAAACCTAGTTCTCTTTATAAACCCATAATAACAGTgcaaatgtgaaaaatttaaacttGTGATTAAATGAAAGGTGAAATCAAACCATAAgtgcatttttattctttgttCAAACCCCCGTGACAACTGTCAGTAagataaaatcaaaaataaacaaataaataccaAAAACCTCAAACAAAaggaattcagaaaaataaaagtttagTCATTAATTCTTTCGAGTGAAACTAATTTATTAACTCGAAAGTGTCACAATCATTTTCTCGATTGCTGGCACATAATGTATGAGGCCTTTATCCACAGATTTGTTAATTCGCACCACTCCCAAATACTTCTAGCTAAATTACTTGAATGTGGGAATTGTATACCGCCCGCTCTATTTATATACGAAATTGCGGTTGTATTGTCCAGTCGGAGCAAAATTTCACACTTAGACAAATCGAATGCAAAACATTTTAATGCGTAAAAGGCGGCCAGCAATTCCAGGTAATTTATATGCTTATTCTTTTCTTCCTCATCCCAAAAACCGTGAGCAGATACATTATTGCAATAACACCCCTAACCTGACAATGAAGCATCTGAGAAAATTTCTATgctgaaatgattttttctaattggaTTGCGGCCAATGTGGGCGTTCTGTTCCCACCAATTAACATCGTTAAGCATACAATCCCTTATGCATAAACTTGCATCATAATCCCCACCATTAAATTTCAGGGCTAGAGATTTCTGTCGCTCTAGGATCTTGCAGTGGATGAAACCATAACCTACATCGGGGCAAGGTGGGGTTATCACTCCTAAAAATTTGGCAAAATCACCAATTTTGTAACTTTTTCCTACTTGGAAAGAAGAAGCTAAAAGAGATATTTGTTCCATctttttgtcaattaaatttagTGAATAATCTACTGAGTCAATCACGAAACCTAAGTATTTGCATTTTTGTTTTCCAATCACAGAACTTTTTTCCCAATTTATCAAGAAACCTAAATCTTCCAGAAATTTCGATGCTTTAGATATTTGCAGTTCGCATGTGTCTTTTGCACTGTTCATAACTAATAAAAAACCTTTCGATCTCAATACATTGACTACAGGTTTCATTATTTTGGTGAAAATGTAGGGACTAGTGCAAAGACCGAATGGGAGGTACGTGAACTCAAATGTGTTCCTTAAAATTCAAACCTGAGAAATTTTGTGTGGTGTTTATACATGGGTACTACGAAGTAAGCCTCTTGAAGATCCACCGTTCCCATAAAATCGTTGATTGATAAGAGCTTCATAGCGGCCCTGATATCTTCAAGTTTAAAATGCGGAGCAACAATGAATTTGTTcaagttttttaaattgaaaataaaacgataCGATCCGTCAGGATGTGGGACAAGAAAGTAAGAAGAGATGAATTGATCCTCACACGGAGTACATTCTTCAATGGCCccttttgataataatttatcaatttctattCGAAACTGCTCCATTTCTTCATTAGAAAAGACATGTGCCTTTGGAGAATTCAACTGATAGGGTTTATGAATAAATGGAATTCGATATCCATCCAGATAactcaaaatatatttatccgAGGTGATTTTTCGCCAGTTGTCTATAAAGAAACTCAGGCGTCCAGCTGGTTTCCGTACCTGCGTTACTTCTTTGATGAAGATTGGGTTGTCGTCCGAGGGCTCATCTTGGCTGAGCTGGAGGATGCACCTTGATTCGACCTCTTCTTGAATAGGAACTTCCGAGATTTCTGATGGTACCCCGTCTGACGAGAGTTCGTAGACGGGTACCTCGAGTTTCCCTGGACCTGTGATCTCATGATAGTTTTAGGCTGGGGTTTCTCCTTAATATGTTCGCAAGCTTTGGCGATTTCTTTGACATCCTTCACTTCATCTTTTAAATCATTCCCATAGCGCCATTCGTCAGAAATCATCGCCTCAACCGCcggttttattgatttattgagtTGAGGGGTGATGAATGACTTCCGAGCTACAGACTGCTGAAAGAATACGTCTGTTAATAGCTGTCCCGCCTGGCTCAAGTAATCGAGAAAGATGTCTTCATCTAGTCCATCATCTGGAGGGTGGATGAGCATGGAAATTGCGCCGCCTAGTGCAATCAACGTTGAACCGATACAATTTTGTGTCTCTGAAAAATGTTGGTCACGCTTTTTTGCCACATCAGAAAGAAGAGGGAGTATCTCCAAATTCACCTTGGGAGCCTCTGTGAACAGATCCCCTTTTCGGTTGTATGACTCCAGCATTTCAGTCTTGTTTTTCTCCGAGAGCCCCTGCTTCACCCATTTGGaccagatatttttcaattcggcgtgaaattttacttttttgaattttgactCATTCAAGTCTACTCCCAAAACTTTAAGGATGTTATGTCTTATCCGTTGTTATCCTTGTCCGTTGCGTCTAGGGAAAAATCTGTCTCTGGACCCTTGAGGTCATCTCTCATGTTCGTTTCAGAGTTGGTGTTCGCAGTTACTTCCGGGATATTCTCTTTATCCTCTTTGTTGTCTGTAATTTTTAGACAAAAAACGACATGGAGAGGCGAGCAGAGAAAAAGAACCACTATGGGAAGGTATTGGAGCACTTGTAGTGCATGTCAGTCTCGTATGGACACTGACTCCCAAATTTCGTATGGACTAAATGGGCAATACCTTTTACTGAGGAAAAACTCGTATGGAGTTTACTTACCAGCAATCTTAGTATTTAAAACCTCAATATTGGGTAGCTGAGCCCCATTATTTGGTGGCAAAGCTTGAGGTTGGGGGTTTTGGGCTCGGACCAAGCCCTCAACCGCCTTTGTGAGGTTATTCAGTTGTAGCTGCATTTGGTCGACTTTGCGTCTTTTATGTCGACGATCTGATGACCGTGACCTGGACCTCGACCTTTTCTTTTTATGCTCTGGCATATTCCAGTAGCATAAAACgttgttttttatgtttagtTTAATGCACCGATGTGAAGAGTAAACAATGAACGTGGCGATACGTCGCCACAACAAAACAATATGAAGGTGGTGGAGGATGAAATATACAGATAAAATGGCGGATGGCgccaaaatataaaatttttagcgTTGAACGTTGTGATATTAAGCATGACAAGCATGActacaataattatcattgaggACGAGATTTGCAATATAATTGATTTAAAAGCAAAGCTGTAAATTAGTATTGGCAAAATCCTGAGAGCTCTCATTCACAAAgatattttgcaaaaatataCTCCTCTTAAGAGGAGCGGAGCTAAGGACTCATTGTCGGATGGGAATTATGGAAATCTattaaaggtaatttttatcttattGGAAAATGCGCATTTTCGAAAATGTTTTGTTCAATGTACCATGGCTTTAGttcataaatttattcttTCATGTCTAGAACAACTAAGAGCAGAGACCACAATCAAACGTTTGCCGGAATTGAAAGAGGGAGAACTGAACGACGCATTAAGCACGGCAGTCAACAATCATCAATCTTCAAAGAAGAGACCAAAGGACGTTAGAGATGAAATTGCAATTCCATTGTAATCGAGTAAATTTCATATGCATATACTTTGTTatgtaaaatttaaaaacaattataCCATTCTTTTTGACACGTATACGTCTGAATTTATTGAACTTAGTCTGTTTACCACCTAATCAAATACCGATCTACGAACCCTATAGGgtctcaatttaattataattttccgaGGTCGAAAAATGCAGTGTCAATAAACACATGAGATCTACCAAAAATCGTGTTGTAACCATCATCATCGGAAGTACGACATTACCATGTTTCATCCGATTATGTGCCCGCGAGCCCATTAATCAAGCAGTCGGTAACGTAGGTAGAGCTCTCGGTATCGAGCAGACAGTGCCTACATCGATGCAGCCTAAGCGCCGCCGTGCGCGATCGAAGTTGATCGGATCAGCTCGGAATATTGCGAATCACGCTCGAGCGAACCTCGGATGGCGATCGCTGTTCGCTGCGTATAGGTGATGTGCACGACTTGGAACGAGCTCGGTGCTCCGAGCCTCACAGCGTCATTGTCTAACGACGTTATGGAGGGGATAGCAGTTGCCGGTGATTAGTTCATTATAATACGAAGGGAAATGACCGGTAAAATTCACGCGATGCAACGAATAAATATGacgagaataaatattttccaggaCTTAATAAAACgggcattttttaattaatcattaacaATAGGAATTTCTCAGGTGagcacaattttttcttcgagaaattggatttcgaaatttattttcaggtgaatttttatattaaaaatatgggACTAAAAGGACGACTCGGACGAATGCATTGTAGAGTGCATGCGTCATTGTAATGAGAATTTCCAAACATTATATATCGATACTATGcatgcaataaataaaaaatgatgcaaaaaaatggtatttatttattatgaaattaCTTTTGATTGCTTAAATATGTTCCTGCCAAGTTTAAAATAATCTGAAGGTAACTCCATTCGGAAATCACCAAATGTATCAATGAAGCATGTCAGTGCAACCCAAAACACGAAAGCACCCTGTGCCCTGGAAAatcttccaaaaattttaaagAATTCCATACAAAGGCCATTCATTAATACCTTACATTATTATGGTTGCAATGTTAAAGGAGTTAAAAAACAGGTTGCTTAGCAGTAGCGTACAGGCGAGTCAAAGCGATAAACTGCAAAATTGAACAACTCTGAGacttttcacattttcaaaaaGTAATGCTTGATTTTCTTCTTTGAAGTGTAACGAACATTTACTATAAAGAAGAGGCGATATCGGAACAAAGATTCTCGTCCCGACACTCGTCGGGACAGGACGTATTTTGGTTACGCTccgtttcaataattaaaaattgtcagaataGAGTGTCACAATTTACTTTTGCCCGGTGCGGGACACTACGTATTAGCTAAATTATACGGATAATCCTGTGTAAATTTAAAGTTAGAGTGTAGTTAGATTGCATTTTAGTTTTTGCGAAATGAATAGCAGAAACGACCTACGTACGCTCCCCAACTACGTACgctcaatctctctctcaagAGGTGCCCTTAGAAAATGACCAAGCCATCGTTATCGAGTCAATACAAGGAATTAGGATTGCAGATTATGTAATCTCTGTTGGAAGGAAAATAGGCCCTAGCAACATGAACTCTGCTCACCGAATGCCTGGAAACCGTATTTTCGTATTTCTCAAGAACAAAAAATTCGTCCAAGAACTAACTTCTCCTGAAACCGAGCTGTATGTGGGAGAACATAAACTCAAGATAAAGTCACTCATCACACAGAGCAGTAAAGTAATTCTAACTAGAGTTAGTCCTATTATTCCTCAATCGGTGATTGAGGAAGAATTCAAGACGTTAAAGATCACTACAACCTCCAGCATCACCAGGATGAAAATGGGTATCAGTGAGCCAGGGTATAGCCACATTAAAGATTTTCGCCGACAGGTATACATTAGAACAGAAGACGCGGGAACGCTTTCGGAGATCGGGTGCCTTCAGTTCAAGGGAAACACGTACAACACACCAGCCTTCATCGATAATCCTGCATGCTATAAATGCAAAAACATGGGGCATATAGCTAAAAACTGCCCCCAGGCAATCTCGCAGTCTCAGACCATCATGGAAATAGATGTACCTCTCACACAAGAAATCGAGAACAACCTGGAAATAAGTGAAATATCTAATGAAAAAGGAAAGGAAGATAATGAAGTCGAAAATTCCTGTGACGAGAGACAATTGCTCGGGGGACAAGTATCACCATCGAATCAATACCACATCCATAACAAAGATCCCCGATAATCCAGGTACAGTGGTTAATCCGATGGTCAAGCGACCTCGGCTGGAGAACACTAATTTAGACAATCCAGTATTAGAATCCAAATATCGTACCAGCAGTGACGGTTTTATTACCCCCAAAACAAACATAAGGAGGAATGCACTGACTGAGGATTACATTCGTCAACAATCTCCTCGTTTAAAGGCCCATATGATTGTCTCTCCAGGTTTGCATCCGTTTGATTATGATGGATTTGTCAAGTTTTTTATCGAAGCCCGCAAACACGACGATCTGGAAGCCTTAAAACGACGATCCTACCTTAAAACGTACGCCATCGACACAAAATCCTTAATAAAAAGTTTCCATCAAGCATACAGGGTGGTCCGATTAAGTGTGTCGATTCTGACCAGgtatgttttgggggtgattctgagcagaaaagtccttttccacttttcgctcagacgcacccctgcagagatatgggggtgaaaagaacggccaatggggcgcgagcattgtgcggctctccgtccgtgtgccgcgggtaagcagtgtgcgtgcttccccttctcctcgggcggacgttccattccgctagtgagtgagagtgagagagtgagcgggggggaaagatatttcaagacaatcctttcgcgggaggggggggggctggggtgattaaaaaccgattattatttatattagtattatttattaaaatacaagattctgaaaaccacgggcatcccccttggcattccgcagcaaattgtttaaatattaattatctcatgatgcaGGAGGCCTACAGTATTTTGTTAAGAGATCTTGTTTGAAACGCGAATGTTTAGCGCCAAATTACAAATGAAGGCCCCCGGTCAGGCCAAAAGGTCAGCAGCGACACCTCGGGTCACTAGACCCACGAGCTGACCCCGGAAGCCCAAAAACTCGCCCCAGTCTACCGTGGACAGCCATCGAGTGCAGTAACGCGTAAATCTTTAAGTACATCTCCCAATTCTACCCCAGTACATCACCTAAGTGAATCCCCAAGTGCATCTCCTTCAGAGATAAAAGGTCTATTTCTACCTTACTAAGTTACTCAACAAATCAAAATAAGTGTGAATCGAATATTCAAGAACAACTCAgtacattattaattaattgttaaatataTGTGTAAACCCTCGACTTTGGTGGCACGTGGCCCCAATTAAACTTTTATACAAAAGTGAATAACGAACTTAATTTCACCCGGATTTATCCTGTCAGATCCTTCACCTGATTCGTCATCCACATCCACCCTACAGATTAGAACCTCCCCAaacattggtccttcgagccggatagtGCGTGTTAAAAATCAAGTGAAGTGCCGCGTGTGAAAAATTGGACGCCTCATGCTTCTGGAAATTTCGAGGTTCTCATAAGTGCCAGCAAGGACTTCAACAGGCAGGAAAATCAACGAGGGATTAGCAGCGAGACACTTTGTTTACATCAAACAAAGCCCAAGGTCAGTGGAAACCCAACGGTGAAATTCCTCAAGTGATCGGGAAGATTCGATAGTGTTCGAGCGCCTTCGGAGAGAGCCAAAACTTGGGCCGAATAGTGAGCAACAGGTGGCGATCGCAGCGTCACGGTCGATAACCGGCCGACAGCAGACATCCAACAGTCGGTAACTGATCGATACTCGTCAACTCGTCGATAACCGAGCACCTCACCATGAGCGATCTCAACGAGCCCAGTGACAGCTCAACCCTCACGCCAAAGGATATCCCACAGGAGTCGTGCTCCTGGGCTGATGCAGCggaggaaattaaattaacagtGGTTGATGAGTCCCTCAACATCGAGCCAACCCCGACAAGGCCAATCAAGGTGAGGCATTCAGAAATAGGAGCCTCCGAACAGGACATCAGCGCACCTCAACGCAGCAAGCTTCGGTTGCTAAAATACAAGTCTCAGGTCATCAGAGAGGTGTATCGGGAACTGTCTCGTATATACGAGACACAGATCCCATACACCATAGAAGAATTAGAAAGCCAACGGGATATTGTTGAGCCGGAGTGGGCCGAGCTCAACAAAATTAATGATCTATTAATAGATTCTCTGCCCGAATACCACGACAATCACCAGGGCAAGGATTATGACGAGGTGTCCCGTTACAAACGAGGTTGTTTAACCTTAATGGGACAGATAAGAGGCCAGATCGTCAATGCTAGGGATGCAGCCAGAGCACAGGATTCGACGTACGCTCACCAACTGGGGACCCTCAAGATCAAACCCTTTGATGGCAAAAGAAAGGAGTGGAGAGAGTTTAGTGAGTCGTTACTGACGATGGTAGGGAATGACGACACTATTCCCCCAGTAAAGAAGCTCATGTGGCTGAAGACGTTCCTGAAAGAGCTACCAGCCGAGCTCTTAGCTACATTCAACACGCAGCCAGCGAGTTATGAAAAGGCGTGGCAGAAACTCGTCAGGAGGTACGAGGACCCCAGGTTAGTGGCTCAAACACTATTCAATAAAGTATTAGACTTGCAGCAGATCCACAAGCCCACTGCCGAAATCCTCGGATCAAGAGCCTCAGCAGTGGTCGAGACCCTCGACCAACTGAAGGAAGTACCAGGGCTCGATTCAGAGAACATCACCGAGCAACTCTTCGCCCACATATTGAGAAGATCACTGGATGTGGATACTCCCAAACAGTGGGAGGTCAAGTTGGGAACGTCTAAGGATTTTCCCAGTCTACAGGAGTTCGTAGACTTTCTTGAGGCTTATGGAAGAGCTCTCAACGCAGGAGCCAGTCTCAAGGAGTATCATGAGAGCGGTCCAGCAAATAGGAAGCTCGTCACGAAATTAAAAGATGGATACACAGCCACTCAACAGCAGGACGCCCATTCTACAGAAAGGCTTCTCCCCAAGACGAACTGCGCGTATTGCAAGGGAAGGCATTTCATAGCAGCTTGTCCCTTATTTAAGACACTCATCCCAGTAAAGACGAACGAGTTCGTCGTGAATAAGGAGCTATGCTTCAGGTGTTTGGGTCCCCATCGAAAACCGAAATGTAAATCAACCAAGACGTGTCACGAGTGCAATCGAGACCACCATACGCTAATCCACAACGGGAGCTCGTGGACAACGGCGCCATCGATGGGAGCAGGTTTCCGAGCAACGGAGAA
This window contains:
- the LOC135169115 gene encoding uncharacterized protein LOC135169115, translated to MSDLNEPSDSSTLTPKDIPQESCSWADAAEEIKLTVVDESLNIEPTPTRPIKVRHSEIGASEQDISAPQRSKLRLLKYKSQVIREVYRELSRIYETQIPYTIEELESQRDIVEPEWAELNKINDLLIDSLPEYHDNHQGKDYDEVSRYKRGCLTLMGQIRGQIVNARDAARAQDSTYAHQLGTLKIKPFDGKRKEWREFSESLLTMVGNDDTIPPVKKLMWLKTFLKELPAELLATFNTQPASYEKAWQKLVRRYEDPRLVAQTLFNKVLDLQQIHKPTAEILGSRASAVVETLDQLKEVPGLDSENITEQLFAHILRRSLDVDTPKQWEVKLGTSKDFPSLQEFVDFLEAYGRALNAGASLKEYHESGPANRKLVTKLKDGYTATQQQDAHSTERLLPKTNCAYCKGRHFIAACPLFKTLIPVKTNEFVVNKELCFRCLGPHRKPKCKSTKTCHECNRDHHTLIHNGSSWTTAPSMGAGFRATEKNDEHPKPGTSTRLSTSSASTEIIDQRINEESTEIHAVHQPEEDQQAVLLATARLRAHSPRGFTMKARALIDQGSELSFITDQLATSTATQEKAIINRTNRNWRTQLRHHSGRSERHSSVNSGAEAHHNQRPRTEEIDNYTAIILLYISRHRLTREPSPSRSSISQTWTDRHHHRSRLLWADYRESDHQV
- the LOC135169010 gene encoding uncharacterized protein LOC135169010; the encoded protein is MLESYNRKGDLFTEAPKVNLEILPLLSDVAKKRDQHFSETQNCIGSTLIALGGAISMLIHPPDDGLDEDIFLDYLSQAGQLLTDVFFQQSVARKSFITPQLNKSIKPAVEAMISDEWRYGNDLKDEVKDVKEIAKACEHIKEKPQPKTIMRSQVQGNSRYPSTNSRQTGYHQKSRKFLFKKRSNQGASSSSAKMSPRTTTQSSSKK